A single Vigna radiata var. radiata cultivar VC1973A chromosome 8, Vradiata_ver6, whole genome shotgun sequence DNA region contains:
- the LOC106772157 gene encoding probable aquaporin PIP1-4 isoform X1, protein MEGRDEDVRVGANRYGERQPIGTGAQTQDGKDYRETPPAPLFEPRELTSWSFYRAGIAEFVATFLFLYVTVLTVMGVAKSPNKCSTVGVQGIAWSFGGMIFALVYCTAGISGGHINPAVTFGLFLARKLSLTRTVFYIIMQCLGAICGAAVVKGFQSNQYERLGGGANTLSKGYSKGDGLGAEIVGTFILVYTVFSATDAKRNARDSHVPILAPLPIGFAVFLVHLATIPITGTGINPARSLGAALIYNKDQGWDNHWIFWVGPFVGAALAALYHQIVLRAIPFKSK, encoded by the exons ATGGAGGGGAGAGATGAGGATGTGAGGGTAGGAGCCAACAGGTATGGAGAGAGGCAACCAATAGGAACAGGTGCACAGACACAAGATGGCAAAGACTACAGAGAGACTCCTCCAGCTCCATTGTTTGAGCCTAGAGAGTTAACATCATGGTCTTTCTATAGAGCAGGGATAGCAGAATTTGTGGCCACATTCTTGTTTCTTTATGTCACTGTTTTGACTGTGATGGGTGTGGCAAAATCTCCCAATAAATGCTCCACAGTTGGTGTCCAAGGCATAGCTTGGTCATTTGGTGGAATGATCTTTGCCCTTGTCTACTGTACTGCTGGTATCTCAG GGGGTCACATTAACCCAGCTGTGACATTTGGGTTGTTCTTGGCACGCAAGTTATCTCTCACTAGGACAGTGTTCTACATAATCATGCAGTGCTTAGGAGCTATATGTGGTGCTGCTGTGGTCAAGGGATTCCAATCAAACCAATATGAGAGGCTTGGTGGTGGTGCCAACACTCTGAGTAAAGGATACTCCAAAGGTGATGGTCTTGGAGCAGAAATTGTAGGCACGTTTATTCTGGTTTACACCGTTTTCTCAGCCACAGATGCAAAACGAAATGCTAGAGACTCGCATGTTCCT ATTTTAGCACCTTTGCCTATTGGTTTTGCCGTCTTTCTGGTGCACTTGGCTACAATTCCTATCACAGGGACTGGCATCAACCCTGCCAGAAGTTTAGGTGCAGCTCTTATATACAACAAGGACCAAGGTTGGGATAACCAT TGGATCTTCTGGGTTGGGCCTTTTGTTGGGGCAGCACTTGCAGCTTTATACCATCAGATAGTTCTCAGGGCCATTCCTTTTAAATCAAAATGA
- the LOC106772157 gene encoding aquaporin PIP1-1 isoform X2, with the protein MEGRDEDVRVGANRYGERQPIGTGAQTQDGKDYRETPPAPLFEPRELTSWSFYRAGIAEFVATFLFLYVTVLTVMGVAKSPNKCSTVGVQGIAWSFGGMIFALVYCTAGISGGHINPAVTFGLFLARKLSLTRTVFYIIMQCLGAICGAAVVKGFQSNQYERLGGGANTLSKGYSKGDGLGAEIVGTFILVYTVFSATDAKRNARDSHVPILAPLPIGFAVFLVHLATIPITGTGINPARSLGAALIYNKDQVDLLGWAFCWGSTCSFIPSDSSQGHSF; encoded by the exons ATGGAGGGGAGAGATGAGGATGTGAGGGTAGGAGCCAACAGGTATGGAGAGAGGCAACCAATAGGAACAGGTGCACAGACACAAGATGGCAAAGACTACAGAGAGACTCCTCCAGCTCCATTGTTTGAGCCTAGAGAGTTAACATCATGGTCTTTCTATAGAGCAGGGATAGCAGAATTTGTGGCCACATTCTTGTTTCTTTATGTCACTGTTTTGACTGTGATGGGTGTGGCAAAATCTCCCAATAAATGCTCCACAGTTGGTGTCCAAGGCATAGCTTGGTCATTTGGTGGAATGATCTTTGCCCTTGTCTACTGTACTGCTGGTATCTCAG GGGGTCACATTAACCCAGCTGTGACATTTGGGTTGTTCTTGGCACGCAAGTTATCTCTCACTAGGACAGTGTTCTACATAATCATGCAGTGCTTAGGAGCTATATGTGGTGCTGCTGTGGTCAAGGGATTCCAATCAAACCAATATGAGAGGCTTGGTGGTGGTGCCAACACTCTGAGTAAAGGATACTCCAAAGGTGATGGTCTTGGAGCAGAAATTGTAGGCACGTTTATTCTGGTTTACACCGTTTTCTCAGCCACAGATGCAAAACGAAATGCTAGAGACTCGCATGTTCCT ATTTTAGCACCTTTGCCTATTGGTTTTGCCGTCTTTCTGGTGCACTTGGCTACAATTCCTATCACAGGGACTGGCATCAACCCTGCCAGAAGTTTAGGTGCAGCTCTTATATACAACAAGGACCAAG TGGATCTTCTGGGTTGGGCCTTTTGTTGGGGCAGCACTTGCAGCTTTATACCATCAGATAGTTCTCAGGGCCATTCCTTTTAA
- the LOC106772157 gene encoding aquaporin PIP1-1 isoform X3, with product MEGRDEDVRVGANRYGERQPIGTGAQTQDGKDYRETPPAPLFEPRELTSWSFYRAGIAEFVATFLFLYVTVLTVMGVAKSPNKCSTVGVQGIAWSFGGMIFALVYCTAGISGGHINPAVTFGLFLARKLSLTRTVFYIIMQCLGAICGAAVVKGFQSNQYERLGGGANTLSKGYSKGDGLGAEIVGTFILVYTVFSATDAKRNARDSHVPHLCLLVLPSFWCTWLQFLSQGLASTLPEV from the exons ATGGAGGGGAGAGATGAGGATGTGAGGGTAGGAGCCAACAGGTATGGAGAGAGGCAACCAATAGGAACAGGTGCACAGACACAAGATGGCAAAGACTACAGAGAGACTCCTCCAGCTCCATTGTTTGAGCCTAGAGAGTTAACATCATGGTCTTTCTATAGAGCAGGGATAGCAGAATTTGTGGCCACATTCTTGTTTCTTTATGTCACTGTTTTGACTGTGATGGGTGTGGCAAAATCTCCCAATAAATGCTCCACAGTTGGTGTCCAAGGCATAGCTTGGTCATTTGGTGGAATGATCTTTGCCCTTGTCTACTGTACTGCTGGTATCTCAG GGGGTCACATTAACCCAGCTGTGACATTTGGGTTGTTCTTGGCACGCAAGTTATCTCTCACTAGGACAGTGTTCTACATAATCATGCAGTGCTTAGGAGCTATATGTGGTGCTGCTGTGGTCAAGGGATTCCAATCAAACCAATATGAGAGGCTTGGTGGTGGTGCCAACACTCTGAGTAAAGGATACTCCAAAGGTGATGGTCTTGGAGCAGAAATTGTAGGCACGTTTATTCTGGTTTACACCGTTTTCTCAGCCACAGATGCAAAACGAAATGCTAGAGACTCGCATGTTCCT CACCTTTGCCTATTGGTTTTGCCGTCTTTCTGGTGCACTTGGCTACAATTCCTATCACAGGGACTGGCATCAACCCTGCCAGAAGTTTAG